A window of Sutcliffiella cohnii contains these coding sequences:
- the bshC gene encoding bacillithiol biosynthesis cysteine-adding enzyme BshC has product MDVLAISLPTINKFSSDYLNGKEELQAFFTYNPFSDHCYQERYDNIIKREFKREELVEYLRAYNLQFNAGEKTFENIETLLDEKSVVVVGGQQAGLLTGPLYTISKIISIICLAKEQEQLLNKPVIPLFWIAGEDHDFLEINHVFVQELNRLKKKSFHDPLAGKKMVSDLIIDKQAMNIWVQDVFHRFGESEHTKELVASLESYINQSESYVDFFSFIVSDLFQSQGLVLMNAADSKVREMESSYFTLLMKKNREITNAVLQTQKELSSLNYSETLDIPSTAMNMFIHIDGERRLLHWNEEKEQAYTEQGNSFSLEELFSKVEQSPQTFSNNVVTRPIMQELLLPTLAFIAGPGEIAYWAELKGAFSSINIEMPPVVPRLTFTLLEREIFSLLEELNVSLDEALDIGVEEKRKLWLYENELNKMEETLLSLSNEYREMHHKYRQLGEEIVPHLQPVFEKNWLRVDQEFNYMKTLMERSAYEKHQHLMNKYERVQLALKPNNAPQERIMNVYYYMNKYGKDLPNRICEKPFKHDGKHKVVLL; this is encoded by the coding sequence ATGGATGTTTTAGCTATCTCTCTTCCTACTATTAATAAATTTTCTTCTGATTATTTAAATGGTAAAGAAGAGTTACAAGCTTTTTTTACATATAATCCTTTTTCTGATCATTGTTATCAGGAAAGGTACGACAATATTATAAAACGTGAGTTTAAGCGGGAAGAGCTTGTTGAATATTTAAGGGCATACAATCTTCAATTCAATGCAGGAGAAAAAACGTTCGAAAACATTGAAACGCTTTTAGATGAGAAATCGGTTGTAGTAGTAGGAGGTCAACAGGCAGGGTTGTTAACAGGTCCACTATACACGATATCGAAAATAATAAGCATTATATGCTTAGCGAAAGAGCAAGAACAGTTATTAAATAAGCCTGTAATCCCATTATTTTGGATAGCAGGAGAAGATCATGATTTTCTAGAGATTAACCATGTGTTCGTTCAAGAGCTTAATCGTTTAAAGAAAAAGTCTTTTCATGATCCTTTAGCTGGTAAGAAGATGGTTTCAGATTTAATAATCGATAAGCAAGCAATGAACATTTGGGTTCAAGATGTGTTTCATCGTTTCGGAGAGAGTGAGCATACGAAAGAATTAGTTGCATCATTAGAAAGTTATATTAATCAATCCGAATCATACGTTGACTTTTTCTCATTCATCGTTTCTGACCTGTTTCAAAGTCAAGGTTTAGTATTAATGAATGCAGCCGATTCAAAAGTTAGGGAAATGGAAAGTTCCTATTTTACGTTATTAATGAAAAAAAATAGAGAAATTACGAATGCTGTCCTTCAAACACAAAAAGAATTAAGTAGCTTAAACTATTCAGAAACGTTGGATATACCTTCAACTGCAATGAATATGTTTATCCATATAGATGGAGAGCGGAGATTACTACATTGGAATGAAGAAAAAGAACAAGCGTATACAGAACAAGGTAATTCCTTTTCTTTAGAAGAACTATTTAGTAAGGTGGAACAGTCACCACAAACTTTTTCAAATAACGTCGTAACAAGACCTATTATGCAAGAGTTATTATTACCTACACTAGCATTTATTGCAGGGCCAGGTGAAATAGCCTATTGGGCAGAGTTAAAAGGTGCTTTTTCCTCTATAAATATAGAAATGCCACCTGTCGTTCCTAGATTAACATTTACTTTATTAGAGAGAGAAATATTCTCCTTATTAGAAGAGTTGAATGTTTCACTAGACGAGGCTCTAGATATAGGTGTTGAAGAAAAGAGAAAGTTGTGGTTGTATGAAAATGAACTAAATAAGATGGAAGAAACACTTCTTTCTTTAAGTAATGAATATAGAGAGATGCATCATAAATATCGACAACTTGGCGAAGAAATCGTACCACATCTACAACCTGTTTTCGAAAAAAATTGGTTAAGGGTAGATCAAGAATTTAATTACATGAAAACGTTAATGGAAAGATCTGCATATGAAAAACATCAACATTTGATGAATAAATACGAAAGAGTCCAATTAGCGCTAAAACCGAATAACGCACCACAAGAAAGAATAATGAATGTGTATTACTATATGAATAAGTACGGCAAAGATTTACCAAATAGAATTTGCGAAAAACCGTTCAAGCATGACGGAAAACATAAGGTAGTACTCCTATAA
- a CDS encoding DUF3397 domain-containing protein has translation MSNMVASIIATFVTIPIFTWFLLYFISRSITKNNKRSFQMATDYSTFFFILAVHYLIVIIWDRSLLWLILIVLIIIATVIVLVHYRINQEIKFRKVWKGFWRTNFLLFFFLYFSLAFFGLIKRMTELFSI, from the coding sequence ATGTCTAATATGGTTGCTAGTATTATTGCTACTTTTGTTACAATCCCAATTTTTACATGGTTCTTATTATATTTTATATCAAGGTCCATTACGAAGAATAATAAACGTTCCTTTCAAATGGCTACTGATTACTCTACTTTTTTTTTCATATTAGCTGTTCATTATTTAATCGTTATTATTTGGGATCGTTCTCTTCTTTGGCTTATTTTAATTGTTCTTATCATCATTGCTACTGTCATCGTTCTTGTTCATTATCGAATTAATCAAGAAATTAAATTTAGAAAAGTTTGGAAAGGTTTTTGGCGTACAAATTTCTTACTGTTTTTTTTCTTATACTTTTCCCTTGCTTTTTTTGGTTTGATAAAAAGAATGACAGAACTTTTCTCGATATAA
- a CDS encoding 2-dehydropantoate 2-reductase, whose translation MEIAIIGAGATGLLYAHQLANIFRVKIYCKREEQRNLIHKEGVTLIDGEQIMNKKIKVELFSDETEINEDVLIITAKQYSLESIIRNLKKYQNKTILFLQNGMNHITYFHELQQNKIFVGVIEHGAKKENDTTVYLTGKGLTNVAPYNEHHTSLFFENWDSKLKDFPIVMEKQWYPILAKKLIVNAVINPLTALYKVENGKLLSNKNYLITMETIFNEAFSILNVGKKEEMWNHVTKICTSTSKNHSSMLRDMETGKKTEVDAILGYLLQEGKKAKKELPVIHFVYHALKGMENVRMNE comes from the coding sequence ATGGAAATCGCAATTATTGGTGCAGGTGCAACAGGTCTATTATATGCTCATCAGTTGGCTAACATTTTTCGAGTGAAAATATATTGTAAACGTGAAGAACAACGTAATCTTATTCACAAGGAAGGTGTTACTTTAATAGATGGCGAGCAAATAATGAATAAAAAAATAAAAGTAGAACTTTTTTCTGATGAAACCGAAATAAATGAAGATGTACTAATCATAACAGCAAAGCAGTACTCCTTAGAATCAATTATTCGTAACTTAAAAAAATATCAGAATAAAACAATCCTTTTTTTGCAAAATGGAATGAATCACATTACCTATTTTCATGAATTACAACAAAATAAAATATTTGTAGGAGTTATTGAGCATGGAGCTAAAAAGGAAAATGATACAACAGTCTATTTGACTGGTAAAGGGTTAACAAATGTAGCTCCTTACAATGAACATCATACTTCATTATTTTTTGAAAACTGGGATAGCAAATTAAAAGATTTTCCAATCGTGATGGAAAAACAATGGTATCCGATATTAGCAAAAAAATTAATAGTCAATGCCGTCATAAATCCACTAACTGCTTTATATAAAGTTGAAAACGGTAAGTTACTTTCTAATAAAAATTATTTAATTACAATGGAAACGATCTTTAATGAAGCATTTTCAATATTAAATGTTGGTAAAAAAGAGGAAATGTGGAACCATGTAACGAAAATTTGTACAAGCACTAGTAAAAACCATTCCTCCATGTTACGAGACATGGAAACCGGTAAAAAGACAGAGGTAGATGCGATATTAGGCTATCTTCTCCAAGAGGGTAAAAAAGCGAAAAAAGAATTACCGGTTATACACTTTGTTTATCACGCTCTTAAAGGAATGGAAAATGTTCGAATGAATGAATAA
- a CDS encoding acyl-CoA carboxylase subunit beta, with amino-acid sequence MNDQLKRFEEIVGEIKRGGQPKYHEKLKEQGKMFVRDRLALLFDNGEYEEDGFFANNQAQGLPADGVVTGVGKVNGQTVCVMANDSTVKAGSWGARTVEKIIRIQETAEKLKVPILYLVDSAGARITDQLDMFPNRRGAGKIFYNQVKLSGMVPQICVLFGPSAAGGAYIPAFCDIVIMVDGNASMYLGSPRMAEKVIGEKVTLEEMGGARMHCTVSGCGDVLANDEESAIKEARRYLSYFPASYKEKTADIQSVQPVKGRNLTEIVPENQNAPFDMYEAIDQLIDEGSFFEIKKLFAPELITGLARMDGRVVGIIANQPKVKGGVLFVDSADKGAKFIQLCDAFHIPLLFLADVPGFMIGTKVERAGIIRHGAKLIAAMSSATVPKISVVVRKAYGAGLYAMAGPAFEPDCCIALPTAQIAVMGPEAAVNAVYSNKINEIEDIKEKMAFVQQKHAEYKETIDIYKLASELIVDEIVQPSQLRSVLIKRFDYYSSKQMTFSERKHPVYPV; translated from the coding sequence ATGAACGACCAACTAAAAAGATTTGAAGAAATAGTAGGCGAAATAAAAAGAGGTGGACAACCAAAATATCATGAAAAGTTAAAAGAACAGGGGAAGATGTTTGTAAGAGATCGACTCGCTCTTTTATTTGATAACGGTGAGTATGAAGAAGACGGCTTTTTTGCTAATAATCAAGCACAAGGTCTTCCGGCAGACGGAGTAGTAACGGGAGTAGGTAAGGTTAATGGACAAACTGTCTGTGTTATGGCTAATGATTCGACAGTTAAAGCTGGTTCTTGGGGTGCTAGAACAGTAGAAAAAATTATTAGAATTCAAGAAACAGCGGAAAAATTAAAAGTCCCTATCCTATACTTAGTAGACTCAGCTGGAGCGAGAATTACAGATCAATTAGATATGTTTCCTAATAGACGTGGTGCGGGTAAAATTTTTTACAACCAGGTAAAGCTTTCTGGAATGGTGCCACAAATATGTGTTTTATTTGGTCCATCGGCAGCTGGTGGTGCTTATATTCCTGCTTTTTGTGATATTGTTATCATGGTTGATGGAAATGCATCTATGTATTTAGGTTCACCGCGTATGGCGGAAAAAGTAATTGGTGAAAAAGTAACGCTAGAGGAAATGGGCGGAGCTAGAATGCATTGCACTGTTAGTGGCTGCGGTGATGTGTTAGCAAATGATGAGGAATCGGCAATTAAGGAAGCCCGCCGCTATTTATCGTATTTTCCTGCAAGTTATAAAGAAAAAACAGCAGACATTCAGTCAGTACAGCCTGTAAAAGGAAGAAATTTAACAGAAATAGTACCAGAAAATCAGAATGCTCCTTTTGACATGTACGAAGCAATTGACCAGCTAATCGATGAGGGAAGTTTTTTTGAGATTAAAAAATTATTCGCACCAGAGCTTATTACTGGACTTGCACGAATGGACGGCCGGGTAGTAGGGATTATTGCTAACCAACCGAAAGTGAAAGGTGGAGTGCTTTTCGTAGACTCTGCGGATAAAGGAGCCAAGTTTATTCAACTTTGTGATGCGTTCCATATTCCGCTTTTATTTTTAGCAGACGTACCAGGTTTCATGATTGGTACAAAAGTAGAGCGAGCAGGTATTATTCGACACGGTGCCAAACTTATTGCGGCAATGAGTTCCGCTACTGTTCCAAAAATATCAGTTGTAGTTAGGAAAGCTTACGGAGCAGGTTTATATGCGATGGCAGGACCAGCATTCGAACCTGACTGTTGTATCGCCTTACCAACCGCACAAATAGCAGTTATGGGTCCAGAAGCTGCTGTTAACGCAGTTTATTCAAATAAAATTAATGAAATAGAAGATATAAAAGAAAAAATGGCATTTGTTCAACAAAAGCATGCTGAGTATAAAGAGACAATCGATATTTATAAACTAGCTTCAGAATTAATTGTTGATGAAATAGTCCAACCATCTCAATTGAGGAGTGTACTAATTAAACGATTCGACTATTACTCTTCTAAACAAATGACATTTAGCGAAAGAAAACATCCTGTATATCCAGTGTAA
- a CDS encoding acetyl-CoA carboxylase biotin carboxyl carrier protein subunit, with protein sequence MKKVEASMAGTVWKVLVEAGNNVEAGQTVIILESMKMEIPLEVVESGTVKSISVSEGDFVNEGDVLLELE encoded by the coding sequence ATGAAAAAAGTGGAAGCGTCTATGGCCGGAACAGTATGGAAAGTATTAGTGGAAGCAGGGAATAATGTAGAAGCTGGGCAAACAGTAATCATTTTAGAATCTATGAAAATGGAAATTCCTTTAGAAGTAGTGGAGAGTGGAACGGTTAAATCGATATCTGTATCCGAAGGCGATTTTGTCAACGAAGGCGATGTATTACTAGAGTTAGAGTAA
- a CDS encoding acetyl-CoA carboxylase biotin carboxylase subunit, whose protein sequence is MQKILIANRGEIAERVIRTCRNLGIETVAVFSEADKDMPYVTLATSAHHIGGAHPQQSYLNMEQIIKVAREEKVDGIHPGYGFLSENSAFAREVRENGFIFIGPSSDVIRLMGDKLQSRLEMIKANVPVIPGSDKPLTSVEEAYSLAETIGFPVMLKASGGGGGIGMHKCENSEDIRLQFEETKKRAKAYFNNDDLFIEKYIGNARHIEVQIVGDSYGNVLHLHERNCSVQRRNQKVIEEATSPHLPEEVRSKLYEAAVNAAKQVNYYNAGTVEFIMDENNNFYFLEMNTRLQVEHAISEEITGIDLVEWQILIANGEKIPLSQNDINVNGHSIEYRVYAEDPVKFFPSPGQIVDWNFPVEENVRIDSGYGSNLKVTPFYDPLIAKIIVTASSREACIEKSLNYLEKVSITGIKTNIPFLIASLSEESFKDGKYSTNFVSNLMNINK, encoded by the coding sequence TTGCAAAAAATTTTAATCGCGAACAGAGGAGAAATTGCTGAAAGAGTCATTCGTACTTGTAGAAATTTAGGGATAGAAACGGTGGCCGTTTTTTCGGAAGCCGATAAAGATATGCCATATGTAACTTTAGCTACAAGTGCACACCATATAGGTGGCGCACATCCGCAACAATCGTATTTAAATATGGAGCAAATTATAAAAGTAGCGAGAGAAGAAAAGGTAGATGGAATACATCCTGGCTATGGCTTTTTGAGTGAAAACAGTGCTTTTGCTAGAGAAGTGCGTGAAAACGGATTTATTTTTATTGGGCCGTCAAGTGATGTGATTCGGTTAATGGGGGATAAACTGCAATCACGTCTTGAAATGATTAAAGCAAACGTTCCAGTTATCCCAGGCTCAGATAAGCCTTTAACGAGTGTGGAGGAAGCTTATTCGTTAGCTGAAACAATAGGATTCCCTGTCATGTTAAAAGCAAGTGGTGGCGGAGGAGGAATTGGGATGCATAAGTGTGAAAACAGTGAGGACATTCGTCTGCAGTTTGAAGAAACGAAAAAACGTGCAAAAGCATACTTCAATAATGATGACCTATTTATTGAAAAGTATATAGGAAATGCACGTCATATCGAAGTGCAAATAGTTGGCGATAGCTACGGGAACGTTCTCCATTTACACGAACGTAATTGCTCTGTACAAAGAAGAAATCAAAAAGTAATCGAAGAAGCTACTAGCCCTCATTTACCAGAGGAAGTTCGTAGTAAACTTTATGAGGCAGCGGTAAATGCAGCGAAACAAGTAAATTATTATAATGCAGGTACAGTAGAGTTTATTATGGATGAAAATAATAATTTCTACTTTTTAGAGATGAACACAAGATTACAAGTTGAGCATGCTATTTCAGAAGAAATAACAGGAATTGACCTCGTTGAATGGCAAATATTAATTGCTAATGGCGAAAAAATTCCTTTATCCCAAAATGACATTAATGTTAATGGACATTCGATAGAATATAGGGTGTACGCAGAAGATCCAGTTAAATTTTTCCCTTCACCTGGACAAATTGTAGATTGGAATTTTCCTGTAGAGGAAAATGTTAGAATTGATAGTGGGTATGGTTCGAACTTAAAAGTTACACCTTTTTACGATCCATTAATCGCAAAAATTATAGTAACTGCAAGTTCTAGAGAAGCTTGTATAGAAAAGTCACTTAACTATTTAGAGAAAGTCTCCATAACAGGAATTAAAACTAATATCCCATTTTTAATTGCAAGTTTATCCGAGGAATCGTTTAAAGATGGAAAATACTCAACTAATTTTGTAAGTAATCTGATGAACATAAATAAGTAA
- a CDS encoding N-acetyltransferase — protein MTVQKLSINYKTLEEFKQFREYGLQELSMLEDLQANIIENDSESPFYGIYYGEKLVARMSLYRKDKRFDQYFEPKQDYVELWKLEVIQKYQNKGFGRELVEFAKSFGLPIKTNPRVKSDAFWTKMGFTPVHYNMERDLGENPLVWYPEGVSAQSTEELEA, from the coding sequence ATGACTGTACAAAAACTATCCATCAATTATAAAACGTTAGAAGAATTTAAACAGTTTAGAGAATATGGATTACAAGAACTGTCCATGTTAGAAGATTTACAAGCAAACATTATCGAAAACGATAGCGAGTCTCCTTTTTACGGCATTTATTACGGTGAAAAACTTGTTGCTAGAATGAGTCTTTACCGTAAAGATAAAAGATTCGATCAGTACTTCGAGCCAAAACAAGATTATGTAGAGCTTTGGAAATTAGAAGTAATACAAAAATATCAAAATAAAGGGTTCGGTCGTGAGCTTGTTGAATTCGCAAAAAGCTTCGGCTTACCTATTAAAACAAACCCTAGAGTAAAAAGTGATGCTTTTTGGACAAAAATGGGCTTTACTCCTGTTCATTATAATATGGAGCGTGATTTAGGTGAAAATCCACTTGTATGGTATCCAGAAGGAGTCTCCGCTCAAAGCACTGAAGAGTTAGAAGCTTAA
- a CDS encoding RsfA family transcriptional regulator has product MTTVRQDAWTQDEDMYLAEVVLRYIREGGTQLAAFEEVGRKLSRTSAACGFRWNSYVRKQYKTGIELAKKQRKELKLEQETSAAPVQKWVENQEEGDKTASLSIPKVIAYLQELEEVEQKFINLREENDTLKKTVMKLEHDLQLLTERKEELERSVQLVEEDYKALIEIMDRARKMVVLQEEEKNKVKFQLDRIGSLEKVEK; this is encoded by the coding sequence ATGACAACGGTTCGACAAGATGCTTGGACACAAGACGAAGATATGTATTTAGCCGAAGTGGTCTTAAGATATATACGAGAAGGTGGAACACAATTAGCTGCGTTTGAAGAGGTTGGAAGAAAATTATCAAGAACATCTGCAGCATGTGGATTTAGATGGAATTCTTATGTGAGAAAACAATATAAAACAGGTATTGAATTGGCTAAAAAGCAAAGAAAAGAATTAAAATTAGAACAAGAAACAAGTGCTGCTCCAGTTCAAAAATGGGTGGAAAATCAAGAAGAAGGCGATAAAACAGCATCTCTTTCTATTCCGAAAGTAATTGCCTACTTACAAGAGTTAGAAGAAGTAGAACAAAAATTTATAAACTTAAGAGAAGAAAACGATACTTTGAAAAAAACAGTAATGAAGCTAGAACACGATTTGCAATTACTTACTGAAAGAAAAGAGGAACTTGAACGTTCTGTACAATTAGTGGAGGAAGATTATAAAGCATTAATTGAAATTATGGATCGTGCAAGAAAAATGGTTGTTTTACAGGAAGAAGAAAAGAATAAAGTTAAATTTCAATTAGATCGAATTGGAAGTTTAGAGAAAGTGGAGAAATAA
- a CDS encoding enoyl-CoA hydratase/isomerase family protein — MDNTNKTIVHIDEYHFLWFVINRPDKRNAIDYDVMEQLNRAIQIAKTNDSIRGFVITGTGDKAFCSGGDLTVFHRLKTKEEAYSMLSKMGNILYELLTLPIPTFALLNGTAVGGGCEIASACDIRVALHNNVKIGFVQGNLGITTGWGGATMLMEKLQPADALTLLYSGKIYNVEMAKHLHFIQSMQPLSTRQQQSEYIDNQLVQSANVLRSYKSALIKKWVFSNVQERMAEEINTCAMLWARDEHHEAVQSFLNK; from the coding sequence ATGGATAATACTAATAAAACAATCGTACATATTGATGAATATCATTTTTTATGGTTCGTTATTAACAGACCAGATAAAAGAAATGCTATTGACTATGATGTTATGGAACAATTAAATAGGGCAATACAGATTGCAAAAACAAATGACTCTATTAGAGGGTTTGTCATTACAGGAACAGGGGATAAAGCTTTTTGCTCAGGCGGAGACTTAACAGTATTTCATCGCTTGAAAACAAAAGAAGAAGCATACTCCATGCTGTCTAAAATGGGTAACATATTATATGAGTTATTAACCTTGCCTATCCCAACATTTGCTTTACTAAACGGAACCGCAGTCGGTGGTGGATGTGAAATTGCTAGTGCGTGTGATATAAGAGTAGCGTTACATAATAATGTGAAGATAGGATTTGTTCAAGGGAATTTAGGAATTACAACTGGCTGGGGAGGAGCTACAATGCTAATGGAAAAACTTCAACCCGCCGACGCCTTAACCTTATTATATTCAGGTAAAATATATAATGTAGAGATGGCCAAACATCTTCATTTTATTCAATCAATGCAACCTTTAAGCACCCGTCAACAACAAAGTGAATATATAGATAACCAGCTTGTACAATCAGCTAATGTTTTGCGTAGTTATAAAAGCGCTCTCATTAAAAAGTGGGTGTTTAGCAATGTTCAAGAAAGAATGGCTGAAGAAATTAATACTTGTGCTATGTTATGGGCACGAGATGAACACCATGAAGCTGTTCAAAGTTTTTTAAATAAATAA
- the rpmF gene encoding 50S ribosomal protein L32, producing MAVPFRRTSKTAKRKRRTHFKLQVPGMVACPSCGEAKLAHRVCKACGTYKGKEVVNK from the coding sequence ATGGCTGTACCTTTTAGAAGAACGTCTAAAACTGCGAAAAGAAAACGTCGTACACATTTTAAACTACAAGTTCCTGGTATGGTAGCATGCCCAAGCTGTGGTGAAGCGAAATTAGCACACCGCGTATGTAAAGCTTGCGGTACTTACAAAGGGAAAGAAGTAGTAAATAAATAA
- a CDS encoding YceD family protein yields MKWSLMQLNLFTHKGLYIDETVDLNDITAVDSSIRSISPVHVTGRADLSSKKATFHLKIEGTMILPCTRTLVDVNFPFTIETKETFLFETASYTEEDEEIHVLQGDVVDLIPIIKENILLEIPMQIYADSINEEGAAPQSGKGWSVVEEEEQGDKIDPRLAGLAKFFEKKDE; encoded by the coding sequence TTGAAATGGTCATTAATGCAGCTAAACCTTTTTACACATAAAGGATTATATATCGATGAAACAGTTGATTTGAACGACATTACTGCCGTTGATTCATCTATTCGGTCTATTAGTCCTGTGCATGTAACAGGTCGAGCTGATTTAAGTTCTAAAAAAGCTACGTTCCATCTTAAAATAGAAGGTACGATGATTTTACCTTGTACAAGAACGTTAGTAGATGTGAACTTTCCTTTTACAATTGAAACGAAGGAAACCTTTTTATTTGAAACTGCTAGTTATACTGAAGAAGATGAAGAAATTCATGTTCTTCAAGGAGATGTTGTTGATTTAATTCCTATTATTAAGGAAAATATTCTTCTCGAAATACCGATGCAAATCTATGCTGATTCTATAAATGAAGAAGGTGCAGCACCACAATCTGGTAAAGGTTGGAGTGTTGTTGAAGAAGAAGAACAAGGAGACAAAATTGATCCAAGATTAGCAGGTCTAGCAAAATTCTTTGAAAAAAAAGATGAGTAG
- a CDS encoding nucleotidyltransferase: MMEALGVIVEYNPFHNGHLYHLQQSKNLTNPDVVIAVMSGQFLQRGEPALVSKWERTKMALLNGIDIVVELPYAFATQKAEVFATGAVSILSELRVDSFCFGSEQGNIEDFNRTVQLMGEKSDPYHSSVQKYIKEGNSYPKASSLAFSETFQNENVIDLTQPNNILGFHYVKAVLELGSPIQPFTIGRTTAGYHDEQLYPSNIASATAIRKHLFETNREIQHVQDYVPAPTFSVLQQIKSFHRWEDYYSLLKYKILCSTPEQLRTFYEVEEGIEYRLQECMKKSKTFQEFMTMLKTKRYTWTRLQRMCTHILTNTTKDEMKRVTEKKEYSYVRLLGMSKAGQHYLREIKKDITIPIISNVASFSDDGLALDKKATIAYSIPLSEPERSAFIHKEFSQPPIRFDEELRKFV, from the coding sequence ATGATGGAAGCTTTAGGAGTTATTGTAGAATACAACCCTTTTCATAACGGACATTTATATCATTTACAGCAATCGAAAAACTTAACAAACCCAGATGTTGTCATTGCCGTAATGAGCGGACAATTTTTACAACGAGGTGAGCCTGCACTCGTTTCTAAATGGGAAAGAACAAAAATGGCACTACTAAATGGGATTGACATCGTCGTTGAATTACCATATGCATTTGCCACTCAGAAAGCAGAGGTGTTTGCTACTGGTGCTGTCTCTATTCTCTCAGAATTACGAGTAGATTCATTTTGTTTCGGTAGTGAACAAGGTAATATTGAAGACTTTAATCGGACGGTGCAGTTAATGGGAGAAAAAAGTGATCCCTATCATTCCTCAGTACAAAAATACATAAAGGAAGGTAACAGCTATCCGAAAGCATCATCTCTCGCCTTTTCAGAAACTTTTCAAAATGAAAATGTAATCGATCTAACGCAGCCTAATAATATATTAGGTTTCCATTATGTTAAAGCAGTATTAGAACTAGGAAGTCCTATTCAACCTTTTACAATTGGGAGAACTACTGCCGGTTACCATGATGAGCAACTTTATCCATCGAACATTGCTAGTGCCACTGCAATTAGAAAGCATTTATTTGAGACAAATAGAGAGATACAACATGTTCAAGATTATGTACCAGCTCCCACCTTTTCTGTTCTCCAACAAATAAAATCGTTTCATCGCTGGGAAGACTATTATTCACTTTTAAAATATAAAATTTTATGTAGTACTCCAGAACAATTAAGAACTTTTTATGAAGTCGAAGAAGGTATTGAATATAGGTTACAGGAATGTATGAAAAAAAGCAAAACTTTTCAGGAATTTATGACTATGTTAAAAACGAAAAGGTATACATGGACAAGATTACAACGGATGTGTACTCATATTTTAACAAATACAACGAAGGACGAAATGAAAAGGGTAACAGAAAAAAAGGAATATAGTTATGTACGATTATTAGGAATGTCGAAAGCAGGTCAACATTACTTACGAGAAATCAAAAAAGATATAACTATACCTATTATTTCTAATGTAGCGTCATTTAGCGATGATGGGTTAGCACTAGATAAAAAGGCCACTATCGCTTATTCTATACCGCTCAGTGAGCCAGAGAGAAGCGCGTTTATTCATAAGGAGTTTTCTCAGCCTCCGATTCGCTTTGATGAGGAATTAAGAAAGTTTGTTTGA